The following are from one region of the Carnobacterium gallinarum DSM 4847 genome:
- a CDS encoding Gfo/Idh/MocA family protein, with protein sequence MVQKIRVGIIGTGGIAHEHIKAYQQMEQVELVAFCDINSEQLAKMAALYGIQETYATKEELLLQADIDAVSVCTWNAAHAECAIAALDAGKHVLCEKPMATTLADAIKMQEAAERNHRLLMIGFVRRFGNDAELIKEFIEDDFFGELYYGKATYLRRNGNPGGWFGDKSRSGGGPLIDLGVHVIDLMHYLMGQPKAVSVYGATFQKLLNRPTIKDSVEYQSVSKGEQDICDVEDLATGMIRFDNGAVISIEASFSLNLKEDEGKIQLFGTEAGAKLDPELELYTNINGYMADVELKKPVALQMDGLFYKEIAHYIDCIANEKDCLAPAADGVQIMAILEAIYQSAATGHEVIIEELASK encoded by the coding sequence ATGGTACAGAAGATTCGCGTGGGGATTATCGGAACAGGCGGTATTGCTCATGAACATATCAAAGCATATCAACAAATGGAACAGGTAGAGTTGGTTGCTTTTTGTGATATAAATAGTGAACAGTTAGCCAAAATGGCAGCACTTTATGGGATTCAAGAAACATATGCAACGAAAGAAGAACTGTTGCTACAGGCGGATATTGATGCAGTTAGTGTGTGTACTTGGAATGCAGCGCATGCGGAATGTGCGATTGCTGCGTTAGATGCAGGAAAGCATGTTTTATGTGAAAAGCCAATGGCCACTACTTTAGCTGACGCTATAAAAATGCAGGAAGCTGCTGAACGGAATCACCGACTGTTGATGATTGGATTTGTTCGTCGCTTTGGAAATGATGCTGAACTAATCAAGGAATTCATTGAGGATGATTTTTTTGGAGAGCTATATTACGGCAAGGCCACTTATTTACGCCGCAATGGAAATCCTGGTGGCTGGTTTGGTGATAAATCTCGTTCTGGCGGAGGTCCTTTAATTGATTTAGGCGTCCACGTTATTGACTTAATGCATTATTTAATGGGACAACCAAAGGCGGTTTCTGTTTATGGAGCGACCTTTCAAAAATTGCTGAATCGCCCGACTATTAAAGATTCAGTTGAGTATCAATCGGTTTCTAAAGGAGAGCAAGATATTTGTGATGTTGAGGATTTAGCAACAGGCATGATTCGATTTGATAATGGAGCCGTTATTTCAATTGAAGCAAGTTTTAGTCTGAACTTAAAAGAGGATGAAGGTAAGATACAATTATTCGGAACAGAAGCTGGAGCAAAATTAGATCCGGAGTTAGAATTATATACGAATATCAATGGCTATATGGCAGACGTAGAGTTGAAGAAACCAGTTGCTTTGCAAATGGATGGATTGTTTTATAAGGAGATTGCGCATTACATTGACTGTATTGCCAATGAAAAAGACTGTTTGGCTCCAGCAGCAGACGGAGTGCAGATCATGGCAATTTTAGAAGCCATTTATCAATCGGCAGCAACAGGACATGAAGTCATTATTGAGGAGTTGGCTAGCAAATGA
- a CDS encoding DUF3130 family protein has translation MLTVETNTTQADKHAAAIQKSVKDAKFPKKESPTITYSDGRSVLQAQECMATFSALLSTLKSSVNTDCDHIKEINQTFVDKNETLEKGLIKIG, from the coding sequence ATGCTGACTGTTGAAACCAATACCACACAAGCTGATAAGCATGCTGCGGCCATTCAAAAGAGTGTAAAAGATGCTAAATTCCCTAAAAAAGAATCACCTACCATTACGTATTCTGACGGCAGATCTGTTCTACAAGCACAAGAATGCATGGCGACCTTTTCAGCGCTACTTAGTACATTAAAAAGTTCAGTAAATACTGATTGTGATCACATTAAAGAAATTAATCAGACGTTTGTAGATAAGAATGAAACTCTTGAAAAGGGGTTGATCAAGATTGGCTAA
- a CDS encoding immunity protein YezG family protein, translating into MENELDQLYAALAEKIISMVPVNWNKIYYLGEVAKERESWSSVFYFEESDTLKMIKSNHITDEYGVSETTYYELLRELSSTMLDIYACFEKNEQPLWEQLHLNLTRDGAINIEFKYDVQSEESGSHLRREIVWAYEVVGIVPKEGTYLKKVLDDYLEKK; encoded by the coding sequence ATGGAAAATGAACTTGATCAATTATATGCTGCATTAGCAGAAAAAATAATTTCTATGGTGCCTGTAAATTGGAATAAAATATACTATTTGGGAGAAGTTGCTAAAGAACGAGAAAGTTGGTCTTCAGTATTTTATTTTGAAGAATCGGATACTCTTAAAATGATAAAGTCAAACCATATTACTGATGAATATGGTGTATCAGAAACTACTTATTATGAGCTATTAAGAGAATTGAGCTCAACTATGCTGGATATTTATGCTTGCTTTGAGAAGAATGAACAACCATTGTGGGAACAATTACACTTGAATTTAACTCGTGATGGAGCAATAAACATCGAATTTAAGTATGATGTACAATCAGAAGAAAGTGGTAGTCATCTACGTAGAGAAATTGTTTGGGCCTATGAAGTAGTTGGCATCGTACCTAAAGAAGGCACGTATTTAAAAAAAGTCCTAGATGATTATCTAGAAAAGAAATAG
- a CDS encoding DNA/RNA non-specific endonuclease, whose product MTKIDIQELDMFLKLLVESKQALELKFIQAENAATSFSKEKKLTGVAWGSAKTHFTDGYGPLFETFDTTAQLLTDQFSTYQFNFFQEVTGGYVKLDTAELEDLEIRMQQLASYKAKWLQDMADQLAGIPGIGKFFDDFSLKSTTKQVLLLRKFQEFEFKHQNDFDEIAQTLYYLGIGLEAVGNKKNFQGDTKGFSSPNYANEEWFKHVTKFNKDNEDKVKQIKKDDAYIAAANAEMTAQIINAQINLNQMNDTMMNEMNRSYSPVYNSLSAKMWFISESGWTVEYGEHYGKIGNKKVLLPYVIYIDPNGYRYTTDGYGRITSVNGELLPGKGVRNTYAQKIVGGVDRLPMDDGGHLIGSQFNGSGQIDNLVAQHSGINRSGGNWYKLEQEWAAALKSGSAVKVKIISNYSGDNLRPTDFFVTYFIDDMKFTVEMPNSK is encoded by the coding sequence ATGACAAAAATTGATATTCAAGAGCTAGATATGTTTCTTAAGCTACTTGTAGAAAGCAAACAAGCATTGGAACTAAAGTTTATTCAAGCAGAGAATGCCGCCACAAGCTTCTCAAAGGAAAAGAAATTAACTGGAGTAGCTTGGGGTTCAGCCAAAACACATTTTACTGATGGCTATGGCCCACTATTTGAAACTTTTGACACCACTGCGCAGCTGTTAACGGATCAATTCAGCACGTACCAGTTTAATTTCTTTCAGGAAGTGACAGGAGGGTATGTTAAACTGGATACAGCAGAGCTGGAAGATTTGGAAATACGGATGCAGCAATTAGCTTCCTATAAAGCAAAGTGGCTGCAAGATATGGCAGATCAGCTGGCTGGTATTCCAGGTATTGGCAAATTCTTTGATGACTTTAGTTTGAAATCTACAACCAAACAAGTTCTCTTGTTACGTAAGTTTCAAGAATTTGAATTTAAACACCAGAATGACTTTGATGAAATTGCCCAAACCCTCTATTATTTAGGTATAGGACTTGAAGCAGTAGGCAACAAGAAGAACTTTCAAGGAGACACGAAAGGCTTTTCTAGTCCGAATTATGCCAATGAAGAATGGTTTAAACACGTGACAAAATTCAACAAAGACAATGAAGACAAGGTAAAACAGATTAAAAAAGACGATGCGTACATTGCTGCAGCGAATGCCGAAATGACGGCACAAATAATCAATGCCCAGATTAATTTGAACCAAATGAATGATACAATGATGAATGAGATGAATCGCTCTTATTCTCCTGTATATAACTCTTTAAGTGCTAAAATGTGGTTTATTTCTGAAAGTGGATGGACTGTAGAGTATGGGGAACACTATGGAAAAATTGGTAATAAAAAAGTATTGTTGCCATATGTGATTTATATAGATCCAAATGGTTATAGATATACTACAGATGGGTATGGAAGAATTACGAGTGTTAATGGCGAGCTGTTGCCTGGTAAAGGTGTTCGTAATACTTACGCACAGAAAATAGTTGGTGGAGTTGACAGACTTCCTATGGATGATGGTGGACACTTGATTGGTTCTCAATTCAACGGATCTGGACAAATAGACAATTTAGTCGCACAACATAGTGGGATCAATAGATCAGGTGGAAACTGGTATAAGCTCGAGCAAGAATGGGCAGCAGCTTTAAAAAGTGGGAGTGCAGTTAAGGTAAAAATTATTTCAAATTACTCTGGTGATAATCTCAGACCAACAGATTTTTTTGTTACTTATTTTATAGATGACATGAAGTTTACTGTAGAGATGCCAAATTCAAAATAA
- a CDS encoding sugar phosphate isomerase/epimerase family protein: MKIAVSTYSFNRLLIEKKVNQLELISLAKEMGFDGIEIVEIQPHDGSNQVDYAKQLKAELDRLEMPITNFTFGADFLTGSDGDLAQEIQRVKEQIDIANLLGAKSVRHDATAGVVGLSFEQALPIIVEGCLAVTEYAATKGIRTMIENHGFFSQDSIRVEQLYSAVNHPNFSLLVDMGNFLCVDEDPILAVGRLAPLAGYAHVKDFHVKSGSQANPGAGFFRTRGGNYLRGAIVGHGNVPVEQCLTSLKSAGYQGDIAIEFEGMEDNIPALKICLENLKNYLKA; encoded by the coding sequence ATGAAAATCGCGGTAAGCACGTATAGTTTTAATCGCCTATTAATTGAAAAAAAGGTCAATCAGCTTGAATTAATTAGTTTAGCAAAAGAAATGGGATTTGATGGGATTGAAATTGTTGAAATCCAACCACATGATGGTAGTAATCAAGTAGATTATGCAAAACAATTAAAAGCGGAACTAGATCGTTTAGAGATGCCCATAACTAATTTCACTTTTGGAGCAGATTTTTTAACTGGAAGTGATGGCGATTTAGCACAAGAGATTCAACGAGTGAAAGAACAGATTGATATTGCTAATTTATTAGGCGCCAAAAGTGTGCGACATGATGCAACTGCGGGTGTAGTGGGACTTAGCTTTGAACAAGCATTGCCAATAATTGTTGAAGGTTGTTTAGCAGTAACTGAATATGCAGCAACCAAAGGGATTCGAACAATGATTGAAAATCATGGTTTCTTTTCGCAAGATAGCATTCGAGTAGAACAATTGTATAGTGCAGTCAATCATCCAAACTTTAGTTTATTAGTGGATATGGGTAATTTTCTCTGTGTAGATGAAGACCCGATTTTAGCGGTTGGTCGGCTAGCACCATTAGCTGGTTATGCTCATGTAAAAGATTTTCATGTGAAATCAGGGAGTCAAGCGAATCCAGGAGCGGGTTTCTTTAGAACTCGTGGAGGTAATTATTTACGTGGGGCAATCGTGGGACATGGAAATGTTCCTGTTGAGCAATGTTTAACTAGTTTAAAATCAGCTGGCTATCAAGGGGATATTGCGATTGAATTCGAAGGAATGGAAGATAACATTCCTGCATTGAAGATTTGTTTAGAAAATCTAAAAAATTATTTAAAGGCTTAA
- a CDS encoding helix-turn-helix transcriptional regulator, with the protein MTTNLLSPNETILYEMLDFHDNELPLIFHLDTCHQHINDFYIHWHESLEFLYCLEGTAQITTNTTTFQLAPSEVAIINSNQLHDIQALSDTCTYYCFILDTKLTDSCGFDISSFNFQHHLKDSVLNTLFDTIILELADQQELYKKQVKTLLMEVLIHLYRNYRFSNSLPTDNAHKIQIVKDGISYIKQHYTQPLPIDLICQAIGISKFHFCRIFKEITNKTVLEYINILRCHQARQLILTGNYTISQCAEKIGFQNISYFSKCYQKYIGCLPSVTKKQALTTNEIR; encoded by the coding sequence ATGACTACAAACCTATTGTCACCAAACGAAACCATTCTCTATGAGATGTTAGATTTCCATGACAATGAACTCCCACTAATCTTCCACCTTGACACCTGTCATCAGCATATCAACGATTTTTATATCCACTGGCATGAGAGTTTAGAATTTTTGTATTGTCTTGAAGGTACTGCGCAAATCACTACAAATACGACTACTTTCCAATTAGCACCTAGCGAAGTTGCTATTATTAATTCCAATCAGCTCCACGATATTCAAGCTCTTTCAGATACGTGTACGTATTATTGTTTTATCTTAGATACGAAATTAACGGATTCTTGCGGTTTCGATATTTCTAGCTTCAATTTTCAACATCACCTTAAAGATTCTGTTCTTAACACGTTATTTGATACGATTATTCTTGAATTAGCTGACCAACAAGAACTCTATAAAAAACAAGTGAAAACCTTACTGATGGAAGTGTTAATTCACCTTTACCGGAATTATCGTTTTTCAAATAGTCTTCCCACGGATAATGCCCATAAAATCCAAATTGTAAAAGATGGCATTTCCTATATCAAACAACATTATACTCAGCCACTACCCATTGATTTAATTTGCCAAGCAATTGGTATTAGTAAATTTCATTTTTGTCGTATTTTTAAAGAGATTACGAATAAAACGGTGTTGGAATATATCAATATCCTCCGCTGCCATCAAGCTCGACAACTAATTTTAACTGGCAATTATACTATCAGCCAGTGCGCTGAAAAAATTGGCTTTCAAAACATTTCTTACTTCTCTAAATGTTATCAGAAATATATCGGCTGTCTTCCTTCAGTCACAAAAAAACAAGCGTTAACAACAAACGAGATACGTTAA
- a CDS encoding sugar phosphate isomerase/epimerase family protein — translation MKQYPIGVMLESFKVDYDTALSLAVDVGAQGIQVYATDGELAPKNLVGGKRKAFLERVENHGLEISALCGDLMMGFGDAKRNPVLIEESKRILDLAKELGTNIVTTHIGVIPADPTHDRYKIMQEACYELGTYANQMGAHFAIETGPETAKTLAGFLHDLPEKGVAVNFDPANFVMVTGDDPVIAVDTLKEYIVHTHAKDGRKLLDRDPEIIYGIHGAVEKEIKLAKAFIELPLGQGDVDFPNYLAALDKIGYEGYLTIEREVGNQPKTDIQEAVIFLQNQFKNKE, via the coding sequence ATGAAACAGTATCCAATAGGTGTGATGTTAGAATCTTTTAAAGTTGATTATGATACCGCTTTATCGTTAGCGGTGGACGTTGGAGCTCAAGGAATTCAGGTATATGCAACTGACGGTGAGCTAGCTCCTAAAAATTTAGTAGGGGGAAAACGTAAAGCATTTTTAGAAAGAGTAGAAAATCATGGATTAGAAATTAGTGCGTTATGTGGCGATTTAATGATGGGTTTTGGTGATGCTAAACGTAATCCAGTGTTAATTGAAGAATCAAAGCGGATTTTAGATTTAGCTAAGGAATTGGGAACGAATATTGTGACGACTCATATAGGGGTTATTCCTGCTGATCCAACGCACGATCGCTATAAAATTATGCAAGAAGCTTGTTATGAATTAGGAACTTATGCGAATCAAATGGGCGCACATTTTGCCATTGAAACAGGTCCAGAAACAGCAAAAACTTTAGCCGGATTTTTACATGATTTGCCAGAAAAAGGAGTAGCAGTGAATTTTGATCCAGCTAATTTTGTAATGGTAACAGGAGATGATCCGGTCATAGCTGTGGATACTTTAAAAGAATATATCGTGCATACTCATGCAAAAGACGGGCGGAAATTATTGGATCGTGACCCTGAGATTATTTATGGAATTCATGGAGCAGTTGAAAAAGAAATAAAATTAGCAAAGGCTTTTATTGAACTACCATTGGGTCAAGGAGACGTAGATTTCCCTAATTATTTAGCAGCTTTAGATAAGATTGGCTACGAAGGCTATTTAACCATTGAACGTGAAGTAGGAAATCAACCAAAAACGGACATTCAAGAAGCCGTTATTTTTTTACAAAATCAATTTAAAAATAAAGAATGA
- a CDS encoding glycoside hydrolase family 125 protein, with protein sequence MVYTEIPTSVKNLMNTITEKCESHPRWAENFNACFANTLLTTVKRHEDGTTFVLTGDIPAMWLRDSTAQVRPYLTVAKEDQDIADMIAGLVEKQLGYINLDPYANAFNEAADGAGHQDDHTKMNPWIWERKYEIDSLCYPLQLSYLLWKATGRTDQFNQTFHEAVKNVLEVWETEQNHTNSPYNFVRDTTREEDTLVNDGLGSPIAETGMTWSGFRPSDDRCIYHYLVPANMFAVVVLDYLTEIYTDILKDTAPVERIETVRQAIQTGINQHGVVKNQANEAIYAYEVDGLGNYSIMDDSNVPNLMAAPYLGYCSETDPTYLATRKTLLSKENPFYYEGEFAKGIGSSHTPENYVWPIAMAMEGLTTSDKAVKERILNTLVATDAGTNLMHEGFDVNNPENYTREWFSWANMMFCELVMDYFDIRIEK encoded by the coding sequence ATGGTTTATACAGAAATTCCAACATCAGTTAAGAATTTAATGAATACGATTACAGAAAAGTGTGAAAGCCATCCTAGATGGGCAGAAAATTTCAATGCCTGTTTTGCAAATACATTATTAACAACGGTGAAACGTCATGAAGATGGGACAACTTTTGTGTTGACTGGCGATATTCCAGCGATGTGGTTACGCGATTCGACGGCGCAAGTTCGTCCTTATTTAACCGTTGCTAAAGAAGATCAAGATATTGCCGATATGATTGCTGGTTTAGTTGAAAAACAATTAGGTTATATCAATTTAGATCCATACGCTAATGCATTTAATGAAGCAGCAGATGGTGCAGGACATCAAGACGACCACACAAAAATGAACCCATGGATTTGGGAGCGTAAATATGAGATCGATTCATTGTGCTACCCACTACAATTAAGCTATTTATTATGGAAAGCAACAGGAAGAACTGATCAATTCAATCAAACCTTCCACGAAGCAGTGAAAAATGTCTTAGAAGTTTGGGAAACAGAGCAAAATCATACAAACTCTCCCTATAATTTTGTTCGAGACACGACTCGCGAAGAAGACACGTTAGTAAATGACGGTCTTGGTTCGCCGATTGCAGAAACTGGAATGACTTGGTCAGGATTTAGACCTAGTGATGATCGCTGTATTTATCATTATTTAGTTCCAGCGAATATGTTTGCTGTTGTTGTGTTGGACTATTTAACAGAAATTTATACGGATATTTTAAAAGATACAGCTCCAGTAGAACGAATTGAAACAGTGCGTCAAGCCATTCAAACAGGGATCAATCAACATGGTGTTGTAAAAAATCAAGCAAATGAAGCGATTTATGCCTATGAAGTTGATGGGTTAGGCAATTACAGTATTATGGATGATTCCAATGTACCCAATCTAATGGCGGCGCCTTATCTAGGCTATTGTTCAGAAACGGACCCAACTTATCTAGCTACTCGCAAAACGTTATTAAGTAAAGAAAATCCTTTCTATTATGAAGGGGAATTTGCTAAAGGAATTGGGAGTTCTCACACTCCAGAAAATTATGTGTGGCCGATTGCGATGGCAATGGAAGGGCTAACAACTAGTGATAAAGCTGTGAAGGAGCGTATTTTAAATACACTAGTTGCAACGGATGCAGGAACGAATTTGATGCATGAAGGCTTTGATGTAAATAATCCGGAAAACTATACAAGAGAATGGTTCTCTTGGGCGAATATGATGTTCTGTGAATTAGTAATGGATTACTTTGACATTCGGATTGAAAAATAA
- a CDS encoding GntR family transcriptional regulator, which produces MKKEPLYQIIYDHLKNDIINQRYPYGAQVPTEKELTASYQVSRITAKRALTELENDGLIERTPGKGSFVTYQNHSTKQTYEIAFMLPFSQAAGLEYYVQGASDYLETTPYQLTIHSTEGNRQRQRELLTNLTKDKWDGLIIYPESPGNSIDLLYHLHLDGFPLVMLDKKLEGTKIPSVTSDNFTGGVLGTNYVMEMGHKKIAYLSTVDLLENSSVRDRYLGYLKALHDHQVQDYSSSLNKNQFLHSHNSEDIQEYLLEVKRAGITCIIAENDVIALSLLAEAKKIKLAIPEELSLIGFDNIQMTDLVSPQLTTIEQNFYQIGYLAAESLVTQINQQTNTGKNFSKTVPVSLIKRESVQKK; this is translated from the coding sequence ATGAAAAAAGAACCTCTTTATCAAATCATTTACGATCATTTAAAAAATGATATTATTAACCAACGTTATCCATATGGCGCCCAAGTTCCGACTGAAAAAGAATTAACTGCTAGCTATCAAGTTAGTCGAATTACTGCCAAACGTGCCTTAACTGAATTAGAAAATGACGGTTTAATTGAACGAACACCTGGTAAAGGAAGTTTTGTCACTTATCAAAATCATTCAACTAAGCAAACCTATGAGATTGCCTTTATGTTGCCTTTTTCTCAAGCTGCTGGTTTAGAATATTATGTTCAAGGAGCCAGTGATTATCTAGAAACAACTCCTTATCAATTAACGATTCACTCAACAGAGGGCAATCGTCAACGTCAGCGTGAGTTATTAACCAATCTAACAAAAGATAAATGGGATGGGTTGATTATTTATCCCGAATCACCGGGAAATTCCATTGATTTGCTGTATCATTTGCATCTAGATGGCTTTCCTCTTGTAATGTTAGATAAAAAATTGGAAGGAACGAAAATCCCAAGTGTTACATCCGATAATTTTACAGGTGGCGTCTTAGGAACAAATTATGTAATGGAGATGGGACATAAAAAGATTGCTTATCTTTCAACTGTCGATTTATTGGAAAATAGTTCCGTTCGTGATCGTTATCTAGGTTATTTAAAAGCCTTGCATGACCATCAAGTTCAAGATTATTCTAGCAGTCTAAACAAAAACCAATTTTTACATTCACATAATAGCGAAGATATTCAAGAGTACCTATTAGAGGTGAAACGTGCTGGTATTACATGTATTATCGCTGAAAATGATGTCATTGCTTTGAGTTTACTGGCTGAAGCAAAAAAAATAAAGCTAGCTATTCCTGAAGAACTTTCTCTAATTGGATTTGATAATATTCAAATGACTGACCTTGTTTCCCCACAACTAACAACTATCGAACAAAATTTCTACCAAATTGGTTATTTAGCAGCGGAATCACTTGTTACTCAAATCAACCAGCAGACTAATACCGGCAAGAATTTTTCAAAGACTGTTCCTGTTAGCTTAATCAAACGAGAATCGGTTCAAAAAAAATAA